From the genome of Carassius auratus strain Wakin chromosome 26, ASM336829v1, whole genome shotgun sequence, one region includes:
- the LOC113044658 gene encoding uncharacterized protein LOC113044658 — translation MADLSATWERELLEQFSCLTAATNEEPHLNTADITSESSDNTTGLLHLSDEVLLVILRNLDPVSLLRLGSTCSLLFRVCSCNSLWTTHFQDSFGVSLTYAHARCPVTAKTAFRLVFMWRSLFRNIHCNRAFQEKLFVEIPLAPHKYWIQWLVLEESVPLPSVRLPCSDVEKLWGITADLFQDKLQEKTEDCDTLKFEWRELYHLALKHHGSVSLVFQHVLSQHQNSEHTELESMYHQYVQCRFQWLFTYWLFRQPAPYNKQLRSIFLQWKKHSKRKVATWGETLCDVRYLASLHPITKDYWRGRLARGDESLGIQTVGNYFSMCKSLVAWIFGRDWGRLKRRKVYEDTLEGVYLLLRREMQETLIEHERFWQVAKVQMTRVCTLEETAANYVNWKMIESLPYYKLYLVSGNSVYLDHVQGFLRRKRLIRDWIYLEENSWARQLLPESLYTLLEFDTKISQESLHGDCVTAQLSRLMWLYLNSGQELYLEALKGMVLQCAQTCLSHLNTLQA, via the exons ATGGCAGACCTCAGCGCGACCTGGGAGCGTGAGTTGCTGGAGCAATTCTCCTGTTTGACTGCCGCCACAAACGAGGAGCCCCATCTGAATACAGCAGATATTACTTCGGAAAGCAGCGACAACACAACGGGCTTATTGCATTTAAGTGATGAAGTTCTCTTGGTTATACTCAGGAACTTGGACCCAGTGTCGCTGCTGAGGCTCGGCAGCACGTGCAGCTTGTTGTTCCGAGTTTGTTCGTGCAACTCTCTGTGGACCACACACTTCCAG GATTCGTTTGGGGTCAGTCTGACATATGCCCATGCCCGGTGTCCCGTAACGGCCAAAACCGCCTTCCGTCTGGTTTTTATGTGGAGATCCCTCTTCAGAAACATCCACTGTAACCGTGCGTTTCAGGAGAAACTCTTTGTGGAGATCCCGCTCGCGCCTCACAAGTACTGGATCCAGTGGCTCGTGTTGGAGGAAAGTGTTCCCTTGCCTTCAGTGAGGCTTCCCTGCAGCGACGTGGAGAAACTGTGGGGAATCACTGCAGATTTGTTCCAGGACAAACTCCAAG AGAAAACTGAAGATTGTGACACGCTCAAGTTTGAATGGAGAGAGCTGTATCATCTTGCACTGAAGCATCATGGTAGTGTCTCACTGGTCTTTCAGCATGTTCTCAGCCAGCACCAAAACAGTG AACACACAGAGCTGGAGTCCATGTACCATCAGTACGTCCAGTGCAGGTTCCAGTGGCTCTTCACGTATTGGTTGTTTCGTCAGCCGGCTCCGTACAACAAGCAGCTGCGGTCCATTTTCCTGCAGTGGAAGAAGCACAGCAAGAGAAAGGTGGCCACGTGGGGTGAAACCCTGTGTGATGTGAGGTACCTGGCCTCCCTGCACCCCATCACCAAAGACTACTGGAGAGGACGACTGGCCCGGGGAGATGAGAGCCTCG GGATTCAGACTGTCGGAAACTACTTCTCCATGTGCAAGTCTCTCGTGGCCTGGATCTTTGGCCGCGACTGGGGCCGACTGAAGCGAAGAAAG GTTTATGAAGACACACTGGAGGGTGTGTATCTTCTGCTGAGACGGGAGATGCAGGAGACGCTCATCGAGCACGAGCGCTTCTGGCAGGTGGCCAAAGTCCAGATGACCCGTGTCTGTACGCTGGAGGAGACTGCTGCCAATTATGTCAACTGGAAAATGATTGAGTCGCTCCCCTACTACAA gCTGTATCTGGTCTCTGGTAATTCAGTGTACCTGGATCATGTTCAAGGTTTCTTGCGTCGAAAGAGACTGATCCGGGATTGGATTTACCTGGAGGAGAACAGCTGGGCCAGACAGTTGCTGCCTGAATCGCTCTACACACTGCTGGAGTTTGACACCAAGATCTCTCAAG AGAGTTTGCACGGGGACTGTGTGACAGCGCAGCTGAGTCGACTCATGTGGCTGTACCTGAACTCTGGCCAGGAGCTCTATCTGGAGGCTCTGAAGGGAATGGTGCTGCAGTGTGCTCAGACCTGTCTCAGTCATCTCAACACGCTTCAGGCCtga